A window of Sphingobacterium sp. SRCM116780 contains these coding sequences:
- a CDS encoding ThuA domain-containing protein, whose protein sequence is MTILVRKIIFLLLVLCTIQGYAQHRILIFSKTTGFRHASIEHGTEVIKALASSANIASDHTEDSRLFTDSTLSKYDAVVFLSTTGDILNENEKTSFVRFIQSGNGFVGIHAASDTEYNWPWYGQLVGGYFASHPAVQDAKIQVKNRKHLSTKHLPQVWFHRDEWYNYKSVKKGLHVLMNLDETSYKDGKMGKFHPIAWYQDFDGGRSFYTGLGHTSESFDEENFQKHILGGILYAIKKK, encoded by the coding sequence ATGACTATTCTCGTTAGAAAAATAATATTCCTTTTGTTGGTACTTTGTACCATACAAGGGTATGCACAACATCGAATTCTTATTTTTTCTAAAACGACCGGATTTAGACATGCGAGCATAGAGCATGGCACTGAGGTGATAAAAGCATTAGCTTCGTCAGCAAATATAGCGTCTGATCATACTGAAGATAGCCGTCTGTTTACAGATAGTACACTTTCGAAATATGATGCAGTGGTGTTTTTAAGTACAACAGGGGATATTTTAAACGAAAATGAAAAGACTTCTTTTGTTCGCTTTATTCAATCGGGTAATGGCTTTGTCGGTATTCATGCCGCAAGTGATACGGAATATAACTGGCCTTGGTATGGTCAACTGGTTGGAGGTTACTTTGCATCACATCCCGCAGTACAAGATGCTAAAATTCAGGTGAAGAACCGTAAGCATCTTTCCACCAAACATTTACCTCAGGTTTGGTTTCATCGGGATGAATGGTACAATTATAAATCCGTGAAAAAGGGGCTTCATGTATTGATGAACTTGGATGAAACAAGTTATAAAGATGGAAAGATGGGAAAATTTCATCCTATAGCCTGGTATCAGGATTTTGATGGAGGACGTTCATTTTATACCGGACTCGGTCATACAAGCGAATCCTTTGACGAGGAGAATTTTCAAAAGCATATTTTAGGGGGTATCTTATATGCCATTAAAAAGAAATAA
- the aroB gene encoding 3-dehydroquinate synthase codes for MQVIESLGYQVVFEDSLDSLKTFIEERNYSKIFVLVDENTNDHCLPIIQPLLADLGNYDIIAVDSGEENKNIDFCIGVWKTMLDFGADRHSLMINLGGGVVTDMGGFAASTFKRGIDFIQIPTTLLSQVDASVGGKTGIDLDNFKNIIGTFTQPQAVFISSEFLKTLERRQLVSGFAEVIKHGLIFDAAYYQTIKNLDASAINTDYVSHSVGIKNTVITQDPTEKGLRKILNFGHTIGHAIEGYSLLNDKNSLLHGEAIAIGMICEGYLSHKLNGLSLDELNDLIATFRKNFTDYHFDESIDLELLSLMNNDKKNHSNQIGFALLNKIGACDYDIYVTEDLIIESLDFYRNLISQS; via the coding sequence ATGCAGGTTATTGAAAGTTTGGGCTATCAGGTAGTCTTTGAAGACTCTTTAGACTCTTTAAAAACATTTATAGAAGAAAGAAATTACTCTAAAATCTTTGTGTTGGTGGATGAAAACACCAATGATCATTGTTTACCGATTATTCAACCTCTTTTAGCTGATTTGGGTAATTACGATATCATAGCGGTTGATTCTGGAGAAGAAAATAAAAATATCGATTTTTGTATTGGTGTATGGAAAACCATGCTTGATTTTGGAGCAGATCGCCATAGTTTAATGATCAATTTAGGGGGAGGAGTAGTGACCGATATGGGTGGTTTTGCGGCTTCTACGTTTAAGAGAGGAATTGATTTTATTCAAATTCCAACTACCTTATTATCACAAGTAGATGCATCCGTAGGTGGTAAAACAGGCATTGATTTAGACAATTTTAAGAATATCATTGGTACGTTTACGCAACCTCAGGCTGTTTTCATCAGTAGTGAATTTTTGAAAACATTAGAAAGAAGACAGCTTGTCTCTGGTTTCGCAGAAGTGATTAAGCATGGCTTAATATTCGACGCAGCTTATTATCAAACGATTAAAAATCTAGATGCTTCTGCCATCAATACGGATTATGTGAGCCATTCTGTTGGTATTAAAAATACGGTCATTACACAAGATCCTACCGAAAAGGGTTTACGCAAAATATTGAATTTTGGACATACCATTGGTCATGCGATTGAAGGATACTCATTATTGAACGATAAAAACTCATTATTGCATGGTGAAGCGATCGCTATAGGGATGATCTGTGAAGGTTACTTATCGCATAAATTGAACGGTTTATCGCTAGATGAACTAAATGATTTGATTGCTACGTTTAGAAAAAACTTTACCGATTATCATTTTGATGAATCCATTGATCTTGAATTGTTGAGTTTGATGAATAATGATAAGAAGAATCATTCCAATCAGATTGGATTCGCCTTATTAAATAAAATCGGTGCATGTGACTATGATATTTATGTGACAGAAGATTTAATTATTGAAAGTTTAGATTTTTATCGTAATTTAATCTCACAATCTTAA
- a CDS encoding RNA-binding S4 domain-containing protein: MQTFKIEGEYIQLIQLLKALNWVEHGAMAQQVVSEGMVLYNGQVDYRKRLKLRPNDVVEFEGQQVKLV; this comes from the coding sequence ATGCAAACATTCAAAATAGAAGGAGAGTATATTCAATTAATTCAATTACTTAAAGCTTTAAATTGGGTAGAACATGGCGCTATGGCTCAACAGGTTGTATCCGAAGGGATGGTGCTTTATAATGGTCAGGTTGATTATCGTAAAAGGCTAAAACTAAGACCCAATGATGTGGTTGAATTTGAAGGTCAACAAGTAAAATTGGTATAA
- a CDS encoding proline dehydrogenase family protein has protein sequence MTQISEPRKLSFDNTEIAFKSKTDKDLDRAYLLYKVIASNFLVKVGPPITNFALNIGLPIQGIIKSTIFKQFCGGETIEGCSEAINHLGENHVGTILDYSVEGEETEAAFDATFKETLRTVVAAKTNKYIPFSVFKPTGLGRFELFEKVNAKEVLTESEQAEYNRMYDRCDQICQACYEANVKVLIDAEHSWIQDAIDDIAREMMEKYNKEQPIVYNTYQLYRHDKLASLKADLAYANTQNFFIGAKIVRGAYMEIERQRAAEKGYPDPIQPTKEATDADYDAAIHFILDHLDRFGFMAGTHNEASSLLLANELDRRGIDHRSDRIFFAQLLGMSDNLTFNLSASYYNVAKYMPYGPIKAVMPYLFRRAQENTSVAGQTGRELGLIMKEKRRRKASR, from the coding sequence ATGACACAGATTTCGGAACCCAGAAAACTTTCTTTTGATAATACAGAAATTGCATTCAAAAGTAAAACCGATAAAGATTTAGATCGTGCTTATCTACTTTACAAAGTAATAGCGAGCAATTTTTTAGTAAAAGTAGGTCCTCCTATCACTAATTTTGCACTTAATATCGGACTACCTATTCAAGGAATCATCAAATCAACAATCTTTAAACAATTTTGTGGAGGTGAAACCATTGAGGGCTGTTCAGAAGCAATTAATCACTTAGGAGAGAATCATGTCGGTACAATCTTAGATTATTCGGTAGAAGGGGAAGAAACAGAAGCTGCGTTTGATGCGACGTTCAAAGAAACACTGCGAACTGTAGTAGCGGCAAAAACTAATAAATACATTCCTTTCTCTGTGTTCAAACCAACTGGCTTAGGTCGTTTTGAATTGTTTGAAAAAGTAAATGCGAAAGAAGTATTAACGGAGTCTGAGCAAGCGGAATATAATAGAATGTATGATCGTTGTGATCAGATCTGTCAAGCATGTTATGAGGCAAATGTTAAAGTATTAATCGATGCGGAGCACTCTTGGATCCAAGATGCCATTGATGACATTGCACGTGAGATGATGGAAAAGTACAATAAAGAACAGCCTATTGTCTATAATACGTATCAATTATATCGCCACGACAAGTTAGCTTCATTAAAAGCAGATTTAGCTTACGCCAATACACAAAATTTCTTTATAGGTGCTAAAATCGTCCGTGGTGCTTACATGGAAATAGAAAGACAGCGTGCAGCAGAAAAAGGGTACCCAGATCCTATTCAACCAACTAAAGAAGCTACAGATGCGGATTATGATGCTGCTATTCACTTCATTTTAGATCATCTTGATCGTTTTGGTTTTATGGCCGGTACACATAATGAGGCGAGTAGTTTATTGTTGGCAAATGAGTTGGATAGACGTGGTATTGACCATAGAAGTGATCGTATATTCTTTGCTCAATTATTAGGGATGTCAGATAATTTAACTTTTAATCTTTCAGCATCTTATTATAATGTGGCAAAATATATGCCTTATGGTCCAATAAAAGCTGTTATGCCGTACTTATTCCGTCGCGCTCAAGAAAATACTTCAGTAGCAGGACAAACTGGACGAGAGCTGGGATTAATCATGAAAGAAAAACGAAGAAGAAAAGCTAGTCGATAA
- a CDS encoding HAD family hydrolase encodes MSPESIEKFNKLNEIAASYDALLFDVDGTLADNMHAHKAAYVATAAEYGVTLDDRLIDETAGWPTVAVAQEIGIRYQKTFDVVEFSKRKSTIFIERFVQQTQPIDYVVEHLKFQIGKKRIAAVSGGTRSTLTITLTVIDVLDKLETLVCAGDTLNGKPSPEPFLLAAERLQIEPSKCLVYEDGEPGVQGATAAGMGSVRIDLLD; translated from the coding sequence ATGTCACCCGAATCAATAGAAAAATTTAATAAACTAAATGAAATAGCAGCATCATATGATGCTTTGTTGTTTGATGTTGATGGAACTTTAGCCGATAATATGCATGCGCATAAAGCGGCTTATGTAGCTACTGCAGCTGAATATGGTGTTACTTTAGATGATCGTTTGATTGATGAAACTGCAGGCTGGCCTACTGTGGCTGTGGCTCAAGAAATCGGAATTCGCTATCAAAAAACTTTTGATGTAGTAGAATTTTCGAAACGAAAATCTACCATCTTTATCGAACGTTTTGTTCAACAAACGCAGCCTATTGATTATGTTGTTGAGCACCTAAAATTTCAAATAGGAAAAAAACGTATTGCAGCTGTATCAGGTGGTACCCGATCAACATTAACCATTACGCTAACTGTGATTGATGTGCTTGATAAATTAGAAACCTTGGTATGTGCAGGTGACACTCTCAATGGTAAACCTTCTCCTGAACCATTTTTATTAGCAGCAGAAAGATTGCAAATCGAACCATCAAAATGTTTGGTATACGAAGATGGCGAACCGGGTGTGCAAGGAGCTACCGCAGCAGGAATGGGATCTGTACGTATTGATCTGCTAGATTAA
- a CDS encoding RNA polymerase sigma factor — MSVIQTYFKKQKQQTLKRALEECLQNREQGKAFVYKKYYGYLMAIIIRYVKSDVDAEELTNESFIRVFKRLDSFNSQVEEDVLEKSFRAWIGRIAANISIDFLRSKKHMTSLEDVNEGDLQVPMIYNSSSLEVSDILKLLHALPELQRVIFNLYEIEGFSHDEIAKQLNIPDSTSRTYLTRAKQKLRTLYLEQNTIRQEFK; from the coding sequence GTGAGCGTTATTCAAACATATTTTAAAAAACAAAAACAACAAACACTTAAACGTGCGCTGGAAGAATGTTTACAAAATCGTGAGCAAGGGAAAGCTTTTGTCTATAAAAAATATTATGGCTACTTAATGGCTATCATTATTCGCTATGTTAAATCTGATGTCGATGCCGAAGAACTAACAAATGAATCATTTATTCGCGTTTTTAAACGATTAGATTCTTTTAATAGTCAAGTAGAGGAGGATGTTTTAGAAAAATCATTTCGTGCCTGGATAGGTAGAATTGCCGCTAATATTTCGATTGACTTTTTACGTTCAAAAAAACATATGACATCTTTAGAGGATGTTAATGAAGGTGATCTACAGGTTCCGATGATTTATAATTCAAGCAGTTTAGAGGTTAGTGATATTCTAAAATTGTTACATGCATTGCCCGAACTACAGCGTGTTATCTTCAATCTATATGAGATAGAAGGTTTTTCACATGATGAAATAGCAAAACAACTGAATATACCCGATAGTACTTCTCGTACTTATCTGACGAGAGCCAAGCAAAAGTTAAGGACGCTTTATTTGGAACAAAATACGATAAGACAAGAATTTAAATAA
- the lysS gene encoding lysine--tRNA ligase translates to MSTVLSEQEQLRRQALQSLIDLGIDPYPAHEFEINANAADILENYDRDKLNYKNITIAGRIMSRRVMGNASFFEIQDSSGRIQAYIKRDDICPDEDKTLYNIVFKKLLDIGDIVGIHGYVFTTQTEAICVHVEKLTVLSKSLRPLPIVKTAEGKTYDAFTDPELRYRMRYVDLVVNPQNKEIFVKRTKLFSAMRNFFNDAGYMEVETPVLQSIPGGAAARPFTTHHNALDIPLYLRIANELYLKRLIVGGFDGVYEFSKNFRNEGMDRTHNPEFTAMEIYVAYKDYNWMMNFTERLLEHCAIAVNGTTKATFGEHEIDFRAPYKRITMADSIKEFTGFDITGKSEQEIFEAAKGMGIAVNNTMGKGKLIDEIFGEKCEGKYIQPTFITDYPKEMSPLTKKHRDNPEITERFELMVCGKEIANAYSELNDPIDQRERFEAQMALSVRGDDEAMFIDQDFLRALEYGMPPTSGLGIGMDRLIMFLTNNASIQEVLFFPQMRPEKITTVASTEDYVALGIPAAWVPVLQKMGFNTIPELKEANPNKVFNDLGGMRKKMKLEIAMPTKDEVLAWFA, encoded by the coding sequence ATGAGTACTGTATTATCCGAACAGGAACAATTAAGAAGACAGGCATTGCAATCTCTAATCGATTTGGGTATCGACCCTTATCCTGCACATGAGTTTGAAATCAATGCGAATGCTGCTGATATATTAGAAAATTACGATAGAGATAAGCTAAATTATAAGAATATAACGATTGCTGGACGTATCATGAGTCGTCGTGTAATGGGAAATGCCTCATTCTTTGAGATTCAAGATAGCTCGGGTCGTATCCAAGCGTATATCAAACGTGATGATATCTGTCCTGACGAAGATAAAACCTTATATAATATTGTTTTTAAAAAATTATTAGATATCGGTGATATTGTTGGTATCCATGGATACGTATTCACAACACAAACAGAAGCGATCTGTGTGCATGTCGAGAAACTTACCGTATTATCAAAATCATTGCGCCCACTTCCGATCGTAAAAACAGCTGAAGGTAAAACCTATGATGCTTTTACAGATCCAGAATTACGCTATAGAATGCGTTATGTTGATCTTGTGGTGAATCCTCAGAATAAAGAGATTTTCGTAAAACGTACCAAGTTATTTAGTGCGATGCGTAACTTCTTCAATGATGCAGGATACATGGAGGTTGAAACTCCTGTATTGCAATCCATCCCTGGAGGTGCAGCTGCCCGTCCGTTTACTACCCATCATAATGCTTTAGATATCCCATTATATTTGCGTATTGCAAATGAGTTGTATTTAAAACGTTTGATCGTCGGTGGTTTTGATGGTGTTTACGAGTTTTCTAAGAACTTCCGTAACGAAGGGATGGATCGTACGCATAACCCTGAATTTACAGCAATGGAAATCTATGTAGCCTATAAAGACTACAACTGGATGATGAATTTCACAGAGCGCTTATTAGAGCATTGTGCTATTGCGGTGAACGGAACGACAAAAGCGACTTTTGGCGAACATGAGATTGATTTCCGTGCACCGTACAAAAGGATCACGATGGCTGATTCGATCAAAGAATTTACAGGTTTTGACATTACCGGAAAATCTGAACAAGAGATTTTCGAAGCTGCAAAAGGAATGGGTATTGCAGTCAACAATACCATGGGTAAAGGCAAGTTAATCGATGAGATCTTTGGTGAAAAATGTGAAGGAAAATACATCCAACCAACATTCATCACCGATTATCCGAAAGAGATGTCTCCATTGACGAAAAAACACCGTGATAATCCAGAAATCACAGAGCGTTTTGAATTGATGGTATGTGGTAAAGAAATTGCAAATGCGTATTCAGAGTTAAATGATCCGATTGATCAACGTGAGCGTTTTGAAGCACAAATGGCCTTATCAGTACGTGGAGATGACGAGGCGATGTTTATTGATCAGGACTTTTTACGCGCATTGGAGTATGGTATGCCTCCTACCTCTGGTTTAGGTATTGGCATGGATCGCTTGATTATGTTCTTAACGAATAATGCTTCTATTCAAGAGGTTTTATTCTTCCCACAAATGCGTCCAGAGAAAATAACAACAGTTGCTTCTACAGAAGATTATGTTGCCTTAGGTATTCCTGCAGCATGGGTTCCTGTACTACAGAAAATGGGATTCAATACCATTCCTGAATTGAAAGAAGCAAATCCAAATAAAGTGTTCAACGATTTAGGTGGAATGCGCAAAAAAATGAAATTAGAGATCGCTATGCCAACGAAAGACGAAGTCTTAGCTTGGTTTGCATAA
- a CDS encoding DUF6443 domain-containing protein: protein MKRHILAILSLFATSIAQGQTIQNDLILNSYSNQTNIQALKSVTLTNGFYIPTGKTVTISIAGFPTLMSQPSIGQNYILTRTFRISGVTPQTLNTLRNIGQENQTIQYFDGLGRSLQTVQLMASPLYKDIVEHKEYDVFGRESNKYLPYVHTEGNGAYKTGGNTNVTTFYSKTTGGDIVGIVRTNKPFSVTIFENSPLNRVIEQGAPGDAWQPAAIVGTGHTVKTNYATNTTTGNDAVKLWNIGVDGASSTGNYLTGKLHLITIRDENSTNTTSRTGSVDEYKDFADRVVLKRVWESETKSLNTYYIYDDFGDLRYVIPPGVTANSFTIKSTDPNFGKYIYAYNYDDRRRLIERKIPGKGWEWLVYNKNNQVVMTQDSVLRTQNQWLYTKYDAFGHVAITGKFTKSYSNQIAAQTDVNTVTKYWEDRVGTAEYTTNQAFPLGSPSILVTNYYDDYTFNGNTTTGLQPIGITKSIKTKGLLTATKVAKDDGTSTLLRINYYDDYGRVIRTASQNHLEGTDVVTNEYNFPGELIKSTRVHTPKTGTATTIVSKNDYDHVGRLIAVKEKINAQDTVILASNSYNEIGQLKNKSVGKAMSTESSFVNNTDYTYNERGWLSKSISDKFSQQLKYQDGTNPQWNGNISQQFWGDDRTLPNIFSYQYDALNRLLNGSNTAMTELITYDDMGNIKTLKRDAGTVTTYTYNGNQLTGLTGGLGGNYTYDGNGNAKTDRMGMTFTYNHLNLPKIAVKTGTDVSYLYDAMGTKLRKTAIVSGITTVKEYVGNIEYNGTTIDMIHNSEGYALKSGNNYIYHYNLTDHLDNVRATLKRGSSATTIDLVQRDNYYPFGKRKGVFVSGAGNKYLYNGKEIQSELGDQYDYGARFYDAEIGRWNVVDPLAEKMRRHSPYNYTFDNPVRFIDPDGRGPTDKILLNLDGKEISRIKDSYIDQYYLAINSNADFIWTTGDKKSFNAVRVLSSESVLGDPRENRRSGIGLGARFTGEFNNSFTSDVQNEMVSNSIQGINSYEDVVRESDGGNLDFRPNFAPGELINLDGIYMNNHEALNYMWGKSIAELGIDLNTSLNAAEGYNTYDNYFGDSPKDNQNNHIESIIRGYLNQTNKTRNDNSNLEETTTLYYQYLRDRK, encoded by the coding sequence ATGAAAAGACATATTCTAGCCATATTATCCTTATTTGCAACCAGTATTGCTCAAGGACAGACCATACAGAATGATCTCATTCTTAATAGCTATAGCAACCAAACGAACATACAAGCACTAAAAAGCGTTACCCTCACCAATGGATTTTATATTCCTACAGGCAAAACAGTCACAATCAGTATAGCAGGCTTTCCTACATTGATGAGTCAGCCTAGTATAGGGCAGAATTATATATTGACACGAACATTTCGAATATCAGGAGTAACACCTCAGACTCTGAATACCTTACGGAATATTGGACAAGAGAATCAAACCATCCAATATTTCGATGGATTAGGGAGATCTCTTCAAACAGTGCAGTTAATGGCAAGTCCATTATACAAGGATATTGTAGAACATAAGGAATACGATGTATTTGGAAGGGAGAGTAATAAATATCTGCCTTATGTGCATACCGAAGGCAATGGTGCATACAAGACAGGAGGAAATACAAATGTAACTACCTTTTACAGCAAAACGACTGGAGGAGACATCGTCGGTATTGTTCGTACGAACAAACCTTTTTCAGTAACAATCTTCGAGAACAGTCCGCTGAATCGTGTTATTGAGCAGGGAGCACCCGGAGACGCTTGGCAACCAGCAGCTATTGTGGGAACAGGTCATACAGTAAAGACGAACTATGCTACCAACACAACGACAGGAAACGACGCGGTAAAACTATGGAATATAGGAGTGGATGGGGCAAGCAGTACAGGTAATTATCTTACAGGTAAACTGCATTTGATTACCATTCGCGATGAGAACAGTACCAATACAACCAGCCGTACAGGATCTGTGGACGAATACAAGGATTTTGCGGATCGAGTGGTGTTAAAACGTGTTTGGGAATCGGAGACGAAGTCATTGAATACATACTATATCTATGATGATTTTGGTGATCTGAGGTATGTTATTCCTCCAGGAGTAACGGCAAACAGTTTTACAATCAAGTCTACTGACCCTAATTTTGGTAAATATATCTACGCCTATAATTATGATGATAGGAGAAGACTGATTGAGAGAAAAATTCCAGGTAAAGGCTGGGAATGGTTAGTTTACAACAAGAATAATCAGGTAGTGATGACTCAGGATTCAGTACTACGTACACAGAACCAATGGTTGTATACAAAATATGATGCATTTGGACATGTTGCGATCACAGGTAAATTTACCAAGTCCTACAGCAACCAAATCGCTGCTCAGACGGATGTAAATACAGTAACCAAATATTGGGAGGACCGTGTTGGAACTGCAGAGTATACGACAAATCAAGCTTTTCCATTGGGATCGCCCTCAATATTAGTGACAAATTATTATGACGACTATACCTTCAATGGAAATACGACAACAGGTCTCCAACCTATAGGAATTACGAAAAGTATCAAAACCAAGGGATTGCTGACAGCTACGAAGGTTGCTAAAGATGATGGTACATCTACGCTGCTCAGGATCAACTACTACGATGACTATGGCAGGGTAATACGGACAGCCTCTCAAAATCATCTAGAAGGAACGGACGTGGTGACCAATGAGTACAACTTTCCTGGCGAGCTGATCAAAAGTACACGGGTCCATACACCAAAGACAGGTACAGCTACCACCATCGTAAGTAAGAATGACTATGATCATGTTGGTCGTTTGATAGCTGTGAAGGAAAAAATCAATGCTCAAGATACAGTGATATTGGCCTCTAATAGTTACAATGAGATTGGTCAGCTCAAGAACAAATCGGTGGGGAAAGCGATGTCAACAGAGAGCAGCTTTGTTAACAATACGGACTATACATATAATGAACGAGGCTGGTTAAGCAAGAGCATTTCGGATAAATTCAGCCAGCAGTTGAAATATCAAGATGGTACGAATCCACAATGGAATGGTAACATCAGCCAACAGTTTTGGGGCGATGATCGTACACTCCCTAATATCTTCAGTTATCAGTATGACGCGCTCAATAGACTACTCAACGGAAGTAATACAGCCATGACAGAGTTGATAACTTATGACGATATGGGCAATATCAAAACCTTGAAGCGGGATGCAGGAACAGTGACGACCTATACTTATAATGGCAATCAACTAACTGGATTGACTGGTGGATTAGGAGGTAACTATACCTATGATGGCAATGGCAATGCCAAGACCGATCGAATGGGTATGACTTTTACATATAACCATCTAAACTTGCCCAAAATTGCTGTTAAGACAGGTACCGATGTGAGCTATTTATATGATGCAATGGGTACGAAACTACGCAAGACCGCTATAGTCAGTGGAATTACAACTGTAAAGGAGTATGTTGGAAATATTGAGTACAATGGCACGACTATCGATATGATTCACAATTCGGAGGGTTATGCCCTGAAGAGTGGTAATAACTATATCTACCATTATAATTTGACAGACCATCTCGATAATGTTCGCGCAACTTTGAAACGAGGAAGTTCTGCCACAACAATAGATCTGGTTCAACGCGATAATTATTATCCATTTGGTAAGCGTAAGGGGGTATTTGTAAGTGGTGCAGGAAATAAGTATCTTTATAATGGCAAGGAAATTCAGTCAGAATTAGGTGATCAATATGACTACGGGGCTCGGTTCTATGATGCAGAGATCGGTAGATGGAATGTAGTGGATCCTTTGGCGGAGAAAATGCGCAGACATTCTCCATACAACTATACCTTTGATAATCCGGTTCGGTTTATTGATCCTGATGGAAGAGGACCAACTGATAAAATACTATTAAATTTAGATGGAAAAGAAATAAGCAGAATAAAAGATTCATATATAGATCAATATTATCTAGCTATAAATAGTAACGCTGACTTTATTTGGACTACAGGGGATAAAAAATCTTTTAATGCTGTAAGAGTTTTAAGTTCGGAATCTGTTTTAGGTGATCCTCGAGAAAATAGGAGATCAGGAATTGGATTAGGAGCGAGGTTTACTGGGGAATTTAACAATAGTTTTACTTCAGATGTTCAAAATGAGATGGTTTCGAATAGTATTCAAGGAATAAATAGTTATGAAGATGTCGTACGTGAATCTGACGGAGGAAATTTAGATTTTAGACCTAATTTCGCTCCTGGAGAGTTGATTAATTTGGATGGAATTTATATGAATAATCATGAAGCATTGAATTATATGTGGGGTAAAAGTATTGCTGAATTAGGGATAGATTTAAATACTTCTTTGAACGCGGCTGAGGGGTATAACACTTATGATAACTATTTTGGAGATAGCCCTAAGGACAATCAAAACAATCATATTGAATCTATTATAAGGGGTTATCTAAATCAAACAAATAAAACAAGAAATGACAATAGTAATCTTGAAGAAACAACCACATTATATTATCAATACTTAAGGGATAGAAAATGA
- a CDS encoding patatin-like phospholipase family protein yields MKSILSIDGGGIRGIIPALVLVVLEEILQKKSNNPNARIAEYFDFIAGTSTGGILACILLYPSDEDPSKPKFSAKDALDLYVSHGTEIFKTTKWRKFLSEFGLVSELYSANALENVLHEYFGDTKLSQLIKPCIMTAYNIELRKNHFFRQQKAITHGQARDFYLKDVCRATSAAPTYFSVAEIYSISGTRFPLVDGGMVAQNPSICALLEVMKAFEDTEINDLFMVSLGTGIAKKAYNYEHFKKKLAIQIGPALVDIMTSASSESTEFFMEQLFKFNRSSQNYIRLEPTNLSSVESSMDAASKNNIQKLISLADRLMGDHEDQLNEIVEHLIKENNAKNKKNPWSKLMDRL; encoded by the coding sequence ATGAAAAGTATACTTTCCATAGATGGTGGTGGAATTAGAGGCATAATACCAGCTTTAGTACTCGTGGTTTTAGAAGAAATTCTTCAAAAAAAAAGTAATAATCCCAATGCAAGGATTGCTGAATATTTTGATTTTATAGCAGGTACAAGTACAGGTGGTATTTTAGCGTGTATTTTGTTATATCCGAGTGATGAGGATCCTTCCAAGCCTAAGTTTTCGGCGAAAGATGCCTTAGATCTTTATGTATCACACGGCACAGAGATTTTCAAAACGACCAAGTGGCGAAAATTTTTAAGTGAGTTTGGATTGGTCAGCGAATTATATTCTGCAAATGCTTTAGAAAATGTGTTGCATGAATACTTTGGAGATACCAAATTAAGTCAGCTCATTAAGCCGTGCATCATGACTGCATATAATATTGAGCTTCGAAAAAATCATTTCTTTAGACAGCAGAAAGCAATTACGCACGGGCAAGCACGAGATTTTTATTTAAAAGATGTTTGTCGCGCTACTTCTGCGGCTCCTACTTACTTTTCTGTTGCTGAAATATATTCCATTTCTGGCACCCGGTTTCCACTAGTGGATGGTGGAATGGTTGCTCAAAACCCTTCTATTTGTGCTTTATTGGAAGTGATGAAAGCTTTTGAGGATACGGAGATTAATGACCTATTTATGGTTTCATTAGGGACAGGAATTGCAAAGAAAGCGTACAATTATGAGCACTTCAAGAAAAAACTTGCCATTCAAATTGGCCCCGCTTTGGTCGATATCATGACCAGTGCTTCGTCCGAAAGTACGGAATTTTTTATGGAACAATTATTTAAATTCAATCGAAGCTCACAAAATTACATCCGATTAGAACCCACCAATTTATCAAGTGTGGAATCTTCTATGGATGCTGCCTCGAAAAACAATATTCAAAAGCTTATCTCATTAGCGGATAGATTAATGGGCGATCATGAAGATCAACTCAATGAAATTGTGGAGCATCTGATAAAAGAAAATAACGCTAAAAACAAGAAAAATCCTTGGTCGAAGTTGATGGATAGGTTGTAA